Proteins encoded together in one Bombus pascuorum chromosome 16, iyBomPasc1.1, whole genome shotgun sequence window:
- the LOC132915292 gene encoding uncharacterized protein LOC132915292: protein MITLQDISKQLMKPAKDLADWKFPLSQILEEYYALLEEPCNINFGEAALILQNSTDIYVRRIEHLVNEAEILRQTFFYDFIREKGIKKSMNKEKKIFKKSHVDLGNFVMIDLEKDIGKHIDKKNQFRTQKKVKLLSRRFTQLENDALQLCIPIQVYDILGEIIGKKYDFRCNQAINTSGMLVNELTPYDFAHVYRSYIEEGRNSLSLYSEPKTPGTGTSGYHSITSPNDDESITLVYDEFEDEQNSSLRENDSSINELQSMEEQNTINNNHESLFVNNNILKQSKKDESEKEHIQQSMVQNVSIQNCSIQHFKNMKQTEEECQIRDSVQKNQIKKSDQNNDENIVKLSASDQIKYDKQINHFSKESQIFQLNESDNVRWKNGLPSMRKRGNQTTKVSICSVDDINEYDWEPMPLIQGIKHVFSSNSSILKLPDYISLLETKFGSKKRKFTSKLYKPECLAKLILRETELFAKKGTTLCTKQKFKHLQKQEIEDFMKNFDQCLNGIEKENDDSQYYEAVTNVAIDFHVSQNQNDCIENSIEDITNRSYRNDSIENSIEDITSRSSSPTDIPLRSTICQNTVDMLAESPNSSNNWRESLTSEINLSYSLPNYQILIEDRMKKIFEQSNVITELDQTVAKWHASLQPKLAEAEMRPAFRIRDYSSHIIKVLQASKQEKINFDSVVQDKPAREVARYFLASLQLANTYNVEIKTGSSDNDIEITLLNDRKNYVKN from the exons ATGATTACTTTACAAGACATTAGTAAACAACTTATGAAACCAGCAAAAGATCTTGCTGATTGGAAATTTCCATTATCTCAg ATTTTAGAAGAATATTATGCTTTATTAGAAGAACCGTGCAATATCAATTTTGGGGAAGCAGCGCTTATTCTACAAAATTCAACTGACATATACGTTCGAAGAATTGAACATCTAGTCAATGAAGCAGAAATTTTGAgacaaacatttttctatga ttttattagggaaaaaggaataaagaagtctatgaataaagaaaagaaaatttttaagaagagTCATGTTGATTTGGGAAATTTTGTAATGATTGActtagaaaaagatattgggaaacatattgataaaaaaaatcaatttcgaaCACAGAAGAAGGTTAAATTGTTAAGTCGTCGGTTTACACAATTAGAAAATGATGCCTTGCAATTATGCATTCCTATTCAAGTATATGATATTTTAGGAGAAATCATTGGAAAGAAATATGATTTTCG gtGCAATCAAGCCATAAATACAAGTGGAATGTTGGTGAATGAATTAACACCATATGATTTTGCTCATGTATATAGATCTTATattgaagaaggaagaaattcaTTGTCATTATATTCAGAACCAAAAACTCCGGGTACAGGAACCTCAGGATATCATTCAATTACTTCACCAAATGATGATGAGTCTATTACACTTGTTTATGATGAATTTGAAGATGAACAAAATTCTTCATTAAGGGAAAACGATTCATCAATAAATGAATTACAAAGTATGGAGGAACAAAacacaataaacaataatcATGAAagtttatttgttaataataacattttaaaacaatCTAAGAAGGATGAATCAGAAAAAGAACATATCCAACAAAGTATGGTGCAAAATGTTAGTATTCAAAATTGCTCAATTCAGCATTTCAAAAACATGAAACAAACTGAAGAAGAGTGCCAAATTAGAGATTCAGTGCAAAAGAATCAAATAAAGAAGAGTGATCAGAATAACGatgaaaatatagtaaaactTAGTGCAAgtgatcaaataaaatatgataagcAAATAAATCATTTCTCCAAAGAGAGTCAAATTTTTCAACTGAATGAATCAGATAATGTACGATGGAAAAATGGATTACCTAGTATGCGGAAAAGAGG gaaTCAAACAACAAAAGTATCAATATGTTCTGTAGatgatataaatgaatatgaCTGGGAACCAATGCCTCTTATTCAAGGAATAAAGCATGTTTTTTCTAGCAATTCATCTATCCTGAAACTTCCAGACTACATTTCACTTTTGGAAACAAAATTTGGTTCT AAAAAACGTAAATTTACATCAAAACTGTATAAACCAGAATGTTTAGCAAAACTCATTTTACGTGAAACTGAATTGTTTGCAAAGAAAGGCACTACTTTATGTACAAAACAAAAGTTTAAACATTTGCAGAAAC AGGAAATAGAAGACTTCATGAAGAATTTTGATCAATGTTTAAATggtatagaaaaagaaaatgatgatTCTCAATATTATGAAGCTGTGACAAATGTTGCTATAGATTTTCATGTATCCCAAAATCAAAATGATTGTATTGAGAATAGTATTGAGGATATAACAAATAGAAGTTATCGAAATGATTCAATTGAAAATAGTATTGAGGATATAACGAGTAGAAGTTCTTCACCTACTGACATTCCATTACGATCAACAATTTGTCAAAATACAGTGGATATGCTTGCAGAATCTCCTAACTCGTCTAACAATTGGCGTGAATCTTTAACttcagaaattaatttgtcTTATTCTTTGCcgaattatcaaatattaattgaggacagaatgaaaaagatttttgaaCAGTCGAATGTTATCACAGAGTTAGATCAGACTGTAGCAAAGTGGCATGCCTCGTTACAACCAAAATTAGCGGAGGCTGAAATGAGACCTGCATTTCGAATTCGTGATTATTCATCtcatataataaaagttttgCAAGCATCGAAacaggaaaaaattaatttcgatagTGTCGTTCAAGACAAGCCCGCCCGTGAAGTAGCTAGATACTTCTTAGCTTCGTTACAAttg GCAAATACGTACAATGTGGAAATAAAGACAGGGAGTAGTGATAACGATATAGAAATAACGTTGCTTAATGAcagaaaaaattatgtaaagaaTTAA